From a single Candidatus Zixiibacteriota bacterium genomic region:
- the asnS gene encoding asparagine--tRNA ligase has product MDYFKRTRVSKILLEDKVSLNQEIIILGWVRTIRVSKEVVFIEINDGSCVGNLQAVVQSQENFPVIKKILTGAAVRVAGRLIESPAQGQKYELAVSELDLIGEADQTFPLQKKRHTFEYLREIAHLRPRTNTFGAVNRIRSKISYAIHKYYQERGFYYIHTPIISASDAEGAGDMFRVTTLQLNKAPVKDGKIDFNEDFFGTEAFLAVSGQLEAEIAAMALGDVYTFGPTFRAENSNTSRHASEFWMIEPEMAFCELEDDMEVAVDFLKYLFRYALEQCADEMAFFGQWIDKTIPETLEHVIKSEFERLPYTEAIKILEKSGEKFEFPVKWGIDLQSEHERYLTEKTFKKPVIVYDYPKDIKAFYMRVNDDDRTVRAMDVLVPKIGEIIGGSQREERYDVLKANMEAKHINPEPYSWYFDLRKYGTAPHAGFGLGFERTLMYITGIANIRDILPFPRVPRWAKF; this is encoded by the coding sequence ATGGATTATTTTAAACGAACCAGAGTTTCGAAAATCCTTCTTGAGGATAAAGTCAGTCTCAATCAGGAAATTATCATCCTGGGATGGGTAAGAACTATCCGGGTTTCCAAGGAGGTCGTTTTTATTGAGATAAACGACGGCTCCTGTGTCGGGAACCTTCAGGCGGTAGTCCAGAGCCAGGAAAATTTCCCGGTCATCAAAAAGATTCTTACCGGCGCGGCGGTAAGAGTCGCGGGGAGACTTATCGAATCTCCGGCGCAGGGGCAGAAATATGAGCTGGCGGTTTCGGAGTTGGACCTGATCGGCGAGGCGGACCAGACTTTCCCGCTTCAGAAAAAACGGCATACTTTTGAGTATCTGCGCGAAATCGCCCACCTTCGCCCGCGCACCAACACTTTCGGGGCGGTAAACCGGATTCGCTCCAAGATTTCGTATGCCATTCATAAATATTACCAGGAACGGGGATTTTACTATATCCATACGCCGATAATCAGCGCCTCGGATGCCGAGGGGGCGGGCGATATGTTCCGGGTCACTACTCTGCAGTTGAACAAGGCGCCGGTCAAGGATGGGAAGATCGATTTCAACGAGGATTTTTTCGGGACCGAGGCTTTTCTGGCGGTCTCCGGGCAACTGGAGGCGGAAATCGCGGCGATGGCGCTGGGGGATGTTTACACTTTCGGGCCGACTTTCCGCGCCGAAAACTCCAACACCTCGCGCCATGCCTCGGAGTTCTGGATGATCGAACCGGAGATGGCGTTTTGCGAGCTTGAGGATGACATGGAAGTGGCGGTCGATTTTCTCAAGTACCTGTTCCGGTATGCGCTGGAGCAGTGTGCCGATGAGATGGCCTTTTTTGGCCAGTGGATCGATAAGACCATTCCCGAGACGCTGGAGCATGTGATTAAATCCGAGTTCGAGCGCCTGCCCTATACCGAGGCGATCAAGATTCTGGAAAAGTCGGGCGAGAAGTTTGAGTTCCCGGTGAAATGGGGGATCGACCTTCAATCGGAGCATGAGCGGTACCTGACCGAGAAGACTTTTAAGAAGCCGGTCATTGTCTATGATTATCCCAAAGATATCAAGGCGTTCTACATGCGGGTCAATGATGATGACAGGACGGTGCGGGCGATGGATGTTCTGGTGCCGAAAATCGGCGAGATAATCGGCGGCTCGCAACGTGAGGAGCGGTATGACGTGCTTAAAGCGAATATGGAAGCGAAACATATCAATCCGGAGCCGTATTCCTGGTATTTTGACCTGCGCAAGTACGGCACGGCGCCGCATGCGGGGTTCGGGCTGGGGTTTGAGCGAACGCTGATGTATATCACCGGCATTGCGAATATCCGGGACATTTTGCCATTCCCGCGGGTGCCGCGCTGGGCGAAGTTCTAA
- a CDS encoding sugar phosphate nucleotidyltransferase: MKAIIMAGGFGTRLRPLTINIPKPMVPIGNIPMMEHVVNLLKRNGFDDLISLLFFQADEIKNYFKDGRKFGVKMEYLQPTDDYGTAGAVRFADSFIDETVLVISGDLLTDFNLGAAVEWHHKRKSEATILLTRAENPLAYGIVIVDDDGRIVRFLEKPSWGEMFSDTINTGIYILEPHTVRLIPPKTNFDFSQNLFPLMLSKKMGLYGMITEGYWKDVGNIDEYARAHDDLLAGKVNLDLGMERIKVGEGTVYHGKNVHLGQGLKVNGTAIIGSNAAIADDVELSDSVIGPRTKVGEKSEINNSILWSDVWLGGASKVERAIVCSRSRIGENVVLLDNVIVSDDCIIGPGATIKANCKVWPGKSVDEGAILSTSLVWGEKWNRELFTQSKVTGLALTELTPEMTVKLGAAFGAFLGSGKTVVTSRDASDVSRLLKRGLISGFLAAGVDVDDLEMMPIPVVRYALRTGSYGAGVYVRHNPDDYHLIDIIFFNGDSLDMPTAKLKKVERLYSGEDFRRASLDEIGHLDNPQGVLENYRTDFIAAINPDIIHKAGFKVVIDYGNGGASLVFPTIFSQLGINIIALNAYLDPRLFSRHPDEMAESIVQLSSIVRSLHADVGFHINPAAEKITVVDENGNLVDSQLLLLLVTDLFLRSHPSRRIAVPVSASMGVEEIAANYGVEVLRVRNTHLAMMEAYQAGGVDFVGGTLGGFIFPGFQMGSDAILAIASIIEMMAKEKTRLGEMRGDFEKYIRREIKVPCPWAKKGQVMRRLITNTDNKSRQLIDGIRIFEPGGWVLVTPDNITAAFSIQAESESKESLDDLIDRYKTLVEEAQD, from the coding sequence ATGAAGGCAATAATCATGGCCGGGGGGTTTGGAACCAGGCTTCGTCCGTTGACTATAAACATCCCCAAGCCGATGGTTCCAATTGGGAATATCCCCATGATGGAACATGTCGTCAACCTCCTCAAAAGGAATGGATTTGATGACTTGATCTCCCTTCTCTTTTTCCAGGCCGATGAAATCAAAAATTACTTCAAGGATGGGCGCAAGTTCGGGGTGAAGATGGAGTATCTTCAGCCTACCGATGATTACGGCACCGCCGGGGCGGTCCGCTTTGCCGATAGCTTTATCGATGAGACGGTGCTGGTGATCTCGGGTGATCTTTTGACCGATTTCAATCTTGGCGCCGCCGTGGAATGGCATCACAAAAGGAAATCCGAGGCAACTATCCTGCTCACCCGGGCCGAAAATCCGCTCGCTTATGGAATTGTTATTGTTGATGATGACGGCCGCATTGTTCGTTTCCTGGAAAAACCCTCCTGGGGCGAAATGTTCTCGGATACTATCAACACCGGCATTTATATTCTCGAGCCGCACACGGTTCGACTGATTCCCCCCAAGACCAATTTTGATTTTTCTCAGAACCTCTTTCCCCTGATGCTCTCCAAGAAAATGGGATTATACGGGATGATTACCGAGGGGTACTGGAAAGATGTCGGTAACATCGATGAATATGCCCGCGCCCATGACGACCTTCTGGCCGGAAAAGTCAATCTCGACCTGGGAATGGAAAGAATCAAGGTTGGCGAGGGAACCGTCTACCATGGAAAGAATGTGCATCTGGGCCAAGGATTGAAAGTGAACGGCACGGCCATTATCGGGAGCAACGCCGCCATTGCCGATGATGTGGAACTGAGCGATTCGGTTATCGGCCCTCGCACTAAGGTCGGTGAAAAAAGTGAAATCAATAATTCGATTCTCTGGTCTGATGTCTGGCTTGGCGGGGCATCGAAAGTCGAGCGGGCGATTGTCTGTTCCCGTTCGCGGATCGGCGAGAATGTCGTGCTTCTCGATAATGTTATTGTTTCCGACGATTGTATTATCGGCCCCGGGGCAACGATCAAGGCCAACTGCAAAGTCTGGCCCGGAAAATCGGTCGATGAAGGGGCAATCCTTTCGACTTCGCTGGTGTGGGGCGAAAAATGGAACCGCGAGCTTTTCACCCAGTCCAAGGTCACCGGTCTGGCCCTGACTGAACTGACCCCGGAGATGACGGTCAAACTGGGAGCCGCCTTTGGCGCCTTTCTCGGCTCCGGAAAAACCGTGGTCACCAGTCGCGATGCCTCCGATGTCTCGCGCCTACTGAAACGCGGGCTTATCAGCGGATTCCTGGCCGCCGGAGTGGATGTCGATGACCTGGAGATGATGCCTATTCCGGTGGTTCGTTACGCCCTTCGCACCGGATCCTATGGAGCGGGCGTATATGTCCGCCACAATCCTGATGATTACCATCTGATAGATATTATCTTTTTCAACGGCGACAGCCTCGATATGCCGACCGCCAAGCTGAAGAAAGTGGAACGGCTTTATTCCGGTGAGGATTTCCGCCGTGCCAGCCTTGATGAAATCGGCCATCTCGATAATCCACAGGGCGTTCTCGAAAATTACCGCACCGACTTCATCGCGGCTATCAATCCCGATATTATCCATAAGGCCGGATTTAAGGTTGTCATCGATTACGGCAACGGCGGCGCCAGCCTGGTTTTCCCGACTATCTTTTCTCAGTTGGGAATAAATATCATCGCTCTCAATGCCTATCTCGATCCCCGCTTGTTCTCGCGTCATCCTGATGAGATGGCCGAATCGATCGTTCAGCTCTCCTCGATTGTCCGCTCGCTTCACGCTGATGTCGGCTTCCATATCAATCCGGCCGCCGAGAAAATCACGGTGGTTGACGAAAATGGAAATTTGGTCGATAGCCAATTGCTCCTGCTATTGGTGACCGATCTTTTCCTCCGCTCACATCCCTCGCGAAGAATCGCGGTGCCGGTTTCGGCCTCGATGGGGGTGGAGGAAATCGCCGCCAATTATGGCGTGGAGGTTCTCCGGGTACGGAATACCCATCTGGCGATGATGGAAGCATATCAGGCAGGCGGGGTCGATTTTGTCGGCGGAACGCTGGGCGGATTCATTTTCCCCGGATTCCAGATGGGCTCTGATGCTATTCTGGCGATTGCCTCGATTATCGAGATGATGGCCAAAGAAAAAACTCGTTTGGGCGAGATGCGCGGCGATTTCGAGAAATATATCCGGCGCGAGATAAAAGTTCCCTGCCCCTGGGCCAAGAAGGGTCAGGTTATGCGACGGCTTATCACCAACACCGACAACAAGAGCCGCCAGTTGATCGATGGTATCAGGATTTTCGAGCCGGGCGGCTGGGTGCTGGTCACGCCCGATAATATTACCGCCGCTTTTTCGATTCAGGCCGAATCGGAATCGAAAGAATCACTCGATGATTTGATCGACCGTTATAAAACGTTGGTCGAGGAAGCCCAGGATTAG
- a CDS encoding MtnX-like HAD-IB family phosphatase, with protein MENSRLIIFSDFDGTFTAKDVGNRIFTHFSGGANRRLVEDWKKGRITSRECLQREAAITRVSPEELFPFLDSFELASGAIEFYRLIRGQNIPFSILSDGLDLYIKFILKKYDLEGIPFYANRGILRDGGLVIEFPFENDGCPRCGSCKGTRIAEIVGREPDKYEVVFIGDGLSDICAVPRADIIFARGDLLDFCRLNGLTAVEYGNFFDILDWLKSTGRVTGTSQSINNTGDKL; from the coding sequence ATGGAAAATTCGAGATTGATAATATTTTCGGATTTCGACGGCACATTCACCGCCAAAGATGTCGGTAACCGGATCTTCACCCATTTTTCCGGTGGAGCAAACCGCCGGTTGGTGGAAGATTGGAAGAAAGGGCGGATTACCTCCCGGGAATGCCTTCAGAGAGAGGCCGCAATTACCAGAGTCTCCCCGGAAGAGTTATTCCCTTTCCTGGATAGTTTCGAACTGGCCTCCGGGGCCATAGAATTCTATCGACTGATAAGAGGACAAAATATCCCCTTTTCTATTCTCTCCGACGGTCTGGATCTTTATATCAAATTTATCCTGAAGAAATACGACCTCGAAGGTATCCCTTTTTACGCCAACCGGGGGATTCTTCGGGATGGTGGCCTGGTTATCGAATTTCCTTTTGAGAATGACGGCTGTCCCCGGTGCGGAAGCTGCAAAGGAACCAGAATCGCCGAGATAGTCGGCCGGGAACCGGACAAATATGAAGTGGTCTTTATCGGCGACGGTCTTTCTGATATTTGTGCTGTCCCACGAGCCGATATAATCTTTGCCCGTGGAGATCTCCTTGATTTTTGCCGATTAAATGGTTTAACAGCTGTTGAATATGGAAACTTTTTCGATATATTGGACTGGTTAAAGAGCACCGGTCGTGTCACCGGAACATCACAGAGCATAAATAACACTGGAGATAAACTATGA
- a CDS encoding sulfite exporter TauE/SafE family protein: MTELLLISGAFFAGLVGGFLGLGGGVILVPFLSLVISLPMHQAVALSLATIMANSLVSSTEYLRKDMVDLRLVILLSIFASVGAVAGSILGKYVPGNYLQVAFSLMLAYTTYSILKKKDSAVLERKSGHEPNIWAVGLIALLAGILSSILGIGGGVLIIPAAYLIFNYPMNIARGSSAFTIGIIATTGSVVYFVQGILNVESAGQIMLGTIAGGWLGSWLGTRAKSNVIKAVFSLLLIYLAIKMFLQGIA, translated from the coding sequence ATGACCGAACTGCTGCTTATTTCGGGCGCTTTTTTTGCCGGTCTGGTCGGCGGGTTCTTGGGGCTGGGCGGCGGCGTAATTCTGGTCCCCTTTCTCTCGCTGGTTATTTCGCTGCCGATGCACCAGGCAGTGGCCCTTTCGCTGGCCACCATCATGGCTAATTCGCTGGTCTCCTCAACCGAATATCTTCGGAAAGATATGGTTGATCTGCGGTTAGTGATCCTTCTTTCAATATTCGCCTCAGTCGGGGCCGTGGCCGGAAGCATTCTCGGGAAATATGTTCCGGGAAATTACCTTCAAGTTGCCTTTTCTCTGATGCTGGCTTATACCACTTATTCCATCCTGAAAAAGAAGGATAGCGCCGTCCTCGAGAGAAAATCGGGTCATGAACCGAATATCTGGGCGGTCGGCCTGATTGCTCTTCTGGCCGGCATTCTATCAAGCATTCTGGGTATCGGCGGCGGGGTTCTTATCATTCCGGCCGCATATCTGATTTTCAACTACCCGATGAACATTGCCCGGGGCAGCTCCGCTTTCACTATCGGCATCATTGCCACAACCGGCTCGGTCGTCTATTTCGTGCAGGGGATCCTGAACGTCGAATCTGCCGGGCAGATTATGCTGGGAACAATCGCCGGCGGATGGCTGGGAAGCTGGCTGGGGACAAGAGCCAAATCAAATGTCATCAAGGCGGTTTTCTCGCTCCTTCTGATATATCTGGCGATAAAAATGTTCCTGCAGGGGATTGCGTAA